The DNA window GAACCAACTTGATATTAGAAAAGCTGTATACcggtggcgtaggaaggtacttttgagtgggggagggggctgaagactgatggccggcctgggggaggggtttctattttttggcatttccaggtggcctcagatgcaatttggtgcaatgtagcacacttcaacacccactccatcttgtaaaaacttttgcattttcacctggccttagatgcaatttggtgctccaaatgagatttttttctcatttggaaatgaaaaaggggttttctgacttacgaagcggggggcggaatgatacttccgcccctccatatttttcactgggggctggcgcccccaagccccccggttcctacgcccttgctgtATACCAATAAAAGCCTTGCGGCTTTTGAAACATTGACCACAACAGAAGCTAAAACAATGTGGCTTCGAAGAAATTGGTAACCATGTGCACACATTCGCCCATTAATATTCAGTTGAAGTATCATATCCTGTACCACAGACTTGGAGTTTACTTTATGTTAACTCTTTCCTAATTCGTTACCTATCTTTCATTGTCATTTCAACACTGCGGTTGTATGTTaggctatatttatatataaccaTATCATTCATTGTGATTTCAACACTGTGGTTATATGTTaggctatatttatatataaccaTATGAACCCATCACTTGGCATTAAACCAGCAAGGATTTCGTGGGCCTTGGTAGTTTTTCCCGACGCTTCCAGTTATGtagtaacattttgtttttatttgtttctgaAAAACAAAGATTACTCGGAAATAAGAATTCTCACTTCGGCCTATTTTGCCTTTCCTGAAATGAAACCGCAAGACCCTATTCAGACATGGTTACTCATTAGGTCATCAGGTCAACAATATTAATTCAGAAAGTTTAACCAAAGTGCAACTCTATCAATGGATTGGCAGTTTGGTTTTAATTCAAGGAAATGTATCTGTTTAAGTGAATTAATGGCTTTCGCAACTAGAAATGAAATTGGAAAGATATCACAGGATAGGATTTACATGTATTGAATTTAGCTATATACctttaatttgaataaaaacttttaatttgattaattaaaGACTTCCAATTCGATTTGGATGATATCATCCATAgaaattaaaattcatttttaaataGAAATTCGAACAAAACAGCCCTAAATCTAATTAGAGGTACCACTAAAGCAAATTAAAGGTATATTTGATTAAATCaatgatatatttaaataaattacagATAGATGATTAATTCCTGTCgaaatttctttaaataaatTGGATATGTCTAGCTTATATTACATTCACAATATATGTCATAATATTATGGGAAGATATATGTAatttttgggaaaaaaatatatatgtaattaagaATAGATATAACTCAAGATGCTTCTTCAGTTAAATTGAAgatatattaatgttaattaattgAAGGTATCTtcaaatatgatgatgatgatgatgatgatgatgatgatgatgatgatgatgatgatgatgatgatgatgatgatgatgatgatgatgatgatgatgatgatgatgatgatgattattattattattaatattattattattattaatattaatatattattgatAATTCGTGACACAGTTTAAACAGGCTGCCATATAACTTGCCACATATAACTTAATCctttaataaatatgatatttattgcATATTGTATATTATGTCCCAGCAATATGGTGAGGTTACAGAAAGGAGGAATAAGGAATTTGGTGGTTTTCTCAATCTTCCGATTGAATATCGTTTGAATAAActtcagagggggggggggggggggtgggcggggacGATGAATGGATAttagtttattattttcttcGTTTTGTTGAGATTGATCAACGTATACAAGCAGGAACAAGAATTCTTTTAGATGTTTCCACTCTCATATTATGTACATTATTTCCCTTAGGTATGAAAACTATACAGTCAAAGTGAACGTAGATGGAAAACCAGTGATTTTAGATTTATGGGATACATCTGGACAAGAATGTCTGGACCGTGTACGACCATTATCTTATCTTAATACAGTAAGTACAGGTTACCGAACATTTTCAGGCAGTCACAGGAGAACCGGACCTAATCCGTGCACTTTTGTAGAACTCTTACGAAGAAAATGCTTGTAAACAACATAACTCCCGCAAAAAGTAATCCATCGTATGGAAGGTAGGGCTGGTTATAATAGTCGTCTAGTCGTGTCAGGGGTCACCCATCTTTacaatgtgtgatgtcatagtgccagtGGCAAAGGAGGCACGGGCAATCCCCACTTCCGATCTTCAGTCGGGGGAAATGGTTCCGACGGATATATCAAGTGCAATATACTAACGGTGTGTTTTATACAGACATTCGTGTACAAAACTTTCAAAGGGACCGTCTTGGAAATACACACCAAAAAAATGCTAGAATGGATACAAAGTTTCCAATTCTTACAACGAGATTTGGAATATGGTGTCATAATATtgtatattcataattatggtCACGATATTTTAAGGTGTCTTGGCAGTTGCCtgatgggtgtgtgtgtatgtgtgtgtgcaggTGTTGGGGTTACAGGTGGAGGGAAAGAGAGCCCCGTTAGAATTAGTTTTGTAGGTGCGCAACTAAAATATCATATAGAAATGACATAGAAACTCAAATAATTTAGATTTAAATCAAAATTCAAGTTAATTTCGAGATATAAATGTCGTACATTTTGACTCATGCTTCCTTGAGTAAAACTTACACTTATAttaccccttccctccctcaaCTTTCTGCAATTGTAGCTATGTCTTAACCTCGGAGACGGTATATTGTTGCTTTCGAATCAATAAATAATGCAGAACTGaaggttttttattttttattaaaggtTTTTTGTGAGCCCTATTGACACTATAGACGTTCGGGACTGTCACAATTTGGGGGAGGggcaattccccccccccccacccccggctCGTACACCGATGGATATTGagatatcatatgatcatgCATGCAGGCTAActaaatatattgtaaacacTATCAAATGTCGgatcaaatgaaataaatatgttcTATATTCCACAGAGTGTGTTGTTACTATGTTTCTCACTGACCTCAAGATCATCCTaccaaaatatcaaagaaaaatgGTACCCTGAGATACGACACCACTGTCCAAATACACCTATCATCCTAGTAGGAACCAAACAGGACCTCAGGGGTGACGAAAAGGGAAACCGTGAATCACAAAGGAAGTCTGATAGCGAATCAACAGTGATAACACATTCACAGGTTTGGTTTTTTATAGTTATCTATCTTTCTATCtatatttcataaatgttataaatttatGATTGTAATCCCTTTCATATACCACTACACCCTACCGCAAGGTCTCTTCCTACCTATACATC is part of the Apostichopus japonicus isolate 1M-3 chromosome 22, ASM3797524v1, whole genome shotgun sequence genome and encodes:
- the LOC139963606 gene encoding ras-related C3 botulinum toxin substrate 1-like, which translates into the protein MKDMTIVKCVTVGDRAVGKSCLLISYVTNAFSGEYVPTVYENYTVKVNVDGKPVILDLWDTSGQECLDRVRPLSYLNTSVLLLCFSLTSRSSYQNIKEKWYPEIRHHCPNTPIILVGTKQDLRGDEKGNRESQRKSDSESTVITHSQGLRLQKKVKAVKYVECSALTQEGLKATLHEAIRAALCKSNNTHKCSIM